The Tripterygium wilfordii isolate XIE 37 chromosome 5, ASM1340144v1, whole genome shotgun sequence genome window below encodes:
- the LOC119998299 gene encoding uncharacterized protein LOC119998299: MAAPKHLHELLKDDQEPFLLENYIADRRSQLKNSSSPKSHLQVTKRKPTSISQQQQQTILNSPHNLSKKSCLFSYVDSPHEPRRSPIFEFQSPVSKSPCGRRPNAIFLNVPSRTATLTLEAALKIEKQSSKTKTQNKNHGNFGLFGSFLKRLTNRYLTRKREIGADGVKVSVRDILRWDSVGRRRSPNERISERKQGIAQKSSQETNDCEIEFSCNEDQSMDFDLETSNQSEELLGSEIEFINQWIDETYFTSCEKRFCESPFRFALQRSPSSGIQTPTLSSPEKSPIHRNGEDKENYDGESIKKSQVQEEEEEEDKEQCSPVSVLDPPFEDDNDGDGHECEDDDGFDVERSYAIIQRAKEQLLHKLRRFEKLAELDPVELEKRMLSEEIEDDDNSDTNKVEVEEEEDDDSLIAQQLSKSGFDHARQIPKSLVSDLIDEESRERTNYCIDREVVAKRVYKRLGSWKEVESNTIDMMVEQELSEEWKRSQEEVGEAALDIEVAIFGLLMEELSSDIFE, from the exons ATGGCTGCTCCAAAGCACTTGCATGAACTTCTGAAAGACGATCAAGAGCCATTTCTTCTCGAGAACTATATTGCTGACAGGCGTTCCCAGCTCAAAAATTCCTCTTCACCAAAATCCCATTTACAGGTCACGAAACGGAAGCCTACCTCCATCTCACAACAGCAACAACAGACGATTTTGAATTCCCCTCACAATCTCAGCAAGAAATCTTGCCTTTTCTCCTATGTTGACTCTCCTCATGAGCCAAGAAGGTCTCCAATCTTTGAATTTCAATCTCCAGTCTCCAAAAGCCCATGTGGAAGAAGGCCAAATGCGATTTTCCTTAACGTCCCTTCGAGAACTGCTACTCTGACACTTGAAGCTGCGCTTAAGATTGAGAAACAGTcctccaaaaccaaaacccagaACAAAAACCATGGTAACTTCGGGTTATTCGGGTCGTTCTTGAAGAGGCTAACGAACCGGTACCTGACCCGGAAACGCGAAATCGGTGCTGATGGCGTTAAAGTCTCCGTGAGGGATATTTTAAGGTGGGATTCTGTTGGGCGAAGGAGGTCCCCCAACGAGCGAATCAGTGAAAGAAAACAGGGGATTGCGCAAAAAAGTTCTCAAGAAACAAACGATTGTGAGATTGAATTTTCTTGCAATGAAGACCAGTCGATGGATTTTGATTTGGAGACCTCGAACCAGAGTGAGGAATTACTTGGATCAGAGATTGAGTTTATTAACCAATGGATTGATGAAACTTATTTTACTTCTTGTGAGAAGCGCTTCTGTGAAAGCCCTTTTCGTTTTGCGCTTCAACGGAGTCCATCTTCTGGTATACAGACGCCGACACTCTCCTCGCCGGAAAAGTCTCCCATTCATCGCAACGGAGAG GACAAAGAGAATTATGATGGGGAGAGCATTAAAAAATCCCAAGtacaagaggaggaggaggaggaggataagGAACAATGTAGTCCTGTTTCTGTATTGGACCCCCCATTTGAGGACGATAACGATGGAGATGGCCATGAATGCGAGGACGATGATGGCTTCGACGTTGAACGGAGCTATGCAATTATACAGA GAGCAAAGGAGCAGCTACTGCACAAGCTTCGCAGATTCGAGAAACTGGCAGAATTGGATCCAGTAGAACTTGAGAAAAGAATGTTATCAGAAGAAATCGAAGACGACGACAACAGCGATACGAATAAGGTAGAggtagaagaggaagaagatgatgacAGTCTTATTGCACAACAACTCAGTAAATCTGGATTCGATCATGCAAGGCAAATTCCTAAGAGCTTGGTTTCAGATCTCATCGACGAGGAAAGCCGAGAGAGAACCAACTACTGCATTGACAGAGAAGTGGTTGCCAAAAGGGTTTATAAGAGATTGGGGTCATGGAAAGAGGTGGAGTCTAACACCATTGATATGATGGTAGAGCAAGAACTCAGCGAAGAATGGAAGAGAAGTCAAGAGGAGGTGGGGGAGGCTGCATTGGATATTGAAGTTGCCATCTTTGGATTGTTGATGGAGGAGTTAAGCTCTGATATCTTTGAGTGA